The following coding sequences lie in one Colias croceus chromosome 1, ilColCroc2.1 genomic window:
- the LOC123697069 gene encoding leucine-rich repeat transmembrane neuronal protein 3 has protein sequence MWTSVFILVSLLSESYCVLCPKQCDCDSDNGLNRAICVDQNIISVALGVPKEVQVYSLSRNVISELDNFCFKELGYKSIKVLDLSYNQIFWIGLHAFAGLNQLTELNLSNNRLRYFPSDVFWYTPDLNILDLSANMFESLKNEPFIAHSKLQVLNLNSCRIKSLPDRMFTRLPNLKKLDLSENYMVTVNLDVLRPLRKLKRIELRNDYWQCNADFKATEEWIVSHEIAYEKICKQRIPKMFEKMISVVPIERKPVDVDAVWNITKANETQVPPKEPPLTPFQKFDKNFSALQAFVIGVEIGMAIGIIATYVWLRQICSCRQLFSRPQTRRDRWRRRREGDMRNRLLWNAIVHSDMETPPIYRRQVETGPSAPRLSGIREGNANVDERAETPPPPYNECRVNL, from the exons ATGTGGACTTCAGTATTCATATTAGTGTCCCTATTGAGTGAGTCGTACTGTGTTTTGTGTCCGAAGCAGTGTGATTGTGATTCAGATAATGGGTTAAATAGAGCCATTTGTGTTGATCAAAACATTATATCTGTGGCTCTTGGTGTGCCAAAGGAAGTGCAAGTGTATAGCCTGAGTCGAAATGTTATTAGCGAGTTGGATAATTTCTGCTTTAAG GAACTAGGCTACAAGTCTATCAAAGTGCTAGACTTATCATACAATCAGATATTCTGGATTGGCTTGCATGCATTCGCGGGGTTGAACCAACTCACAGAACTAAACCTGAGCAATAATAGGCTAAGATACTTCCCATCTGATGTGTTCTGGTATACGCCCGATTTAAACATCCTCGACCTATCGGCGAATATGTTCGAGTCTCTCAAAAATGAACCTTTCATTGCACACAGTAAATTACAG gTGCTGAATCTTAACAGCTGTCGCATAAAATCGTTACCGGATCGGATGTTTACACGCCTGCCCAATCTAAAGAAGTTAGATTTAAGTGAAAACTATATGGTCACTGTAAATCTGGACGTTTTAAGACCCTTgcgaaaattaaaaagaatagAACTGAGAAACGATTACTGGCAATGCAATGCTGATTTTAAAGCTACGGAAGAATGGATCGTATCACACGAGATAGCTTACGAGAAAATTTGTAAACAGAGAATTCCGAAAATGTTCGAAAAAATGATATCAGTAGTGCCCATTGAGAGGAAACCCGTAGATGTGGACGCAGTGTGGAACATAACGAAAGCGAATGAAACGCAAGTGCCTCCGAAAGAGCCGCCATTGACGCCTTTTCAGAAGTTCGATAAGAACTTTTCTGCTCTCCAAGCATTTGTAATCGGAGTAGAAATTGGGATGGCGATTGGTATAATAGCGACGTATGTATGGTTGAGACAGATATGTTCGTGTCGTCAGCTGTTTAGCCGACCGCAGACACGGCGAGATCGCTGGAGAAGGCGAAGAGAGGGGGATATGAGGAATCGTTTGTTGTGGAACGCAATAGTACATAGTGATATGGAAACCCCTCCGATATATAGGAGACAAGTTGAAACAGGCCCGTCAGCTCCGAGGTTGTCTGGGATTAGAGAAGGGAATGCTAATGTGGATGAACGAGCGGAGACTCCACCCCCGCCTTATAACGAATGCCGTGTTAACTTGTAA